The sequence CTTCCGTGCCGTAAGAAACGGCGCAGTGCATATGGCGGGCTATAACGCGCTTGACGAAGGAGCAGGATACATAAACGTTGAAAACGCTTACAGTGTGCTGGAAAAAATGATAAAGAATAAGGATTATGAGGATACAGAGGACTTTAACGTTACGGCTTATGTACCCAGCATGCCGACTGACCGCGCTCCGAACTTATACTTCCGCGACGGCAATATAATTAAAGACGGCGACACATTCAGGTATAATATTTCAAGAGTAAAGGCAGGCGAAGGGAAGAGGTTTTACAGCATATTTAACCTTGAGAGCAGTTCACAATGGCTTATTCCGGTGCAGAAGAAAATTTATTTCAGGAACGGGCAGGGCACTTATGTCAGTGTCCGCTTTGACAAGAGCCAGATGAAAGAGCCCGGCATATACACGGGCAGAATATCGGCCTTTGCCGATGGAAGGAAAGATGTTTCTGAATTCAGCATGCTGGCAACGGTTATTATTCCTTATGAATTCAGCAGTCAGAACCGCTACACCCAGTCATTTGAAAAAGAAAGCCTTGAGCCGGGGCGCCACAAGAGGTATTTTCTTAATATCCCGGCCGGAACGGGCAACGTTACAATTAAGATCAGCTCCGACGGGAAGAATTATGCTCAGGCAGTCTACCGCCTGTTTGATCCTGACGGCGTAAATATTTATTCTTCGCAGCTGCTGAACTCAGAGCTTAAGGATGCGGAGTTTACATCCAATCATGAGAACCTGAAGCCCGGCGTCTATGAGCTCGTTGTACACGGCAACTATATGGCAAAGAAGGCTTCTGTATACAACCTTAAAATTGAATGCTCAGGCGTTAATTCAATTGCGCGTGAGATCGTGCTGGATACAAAGGACAGGAACATTTCAGTAATGAACTCCTTCAGCCAGGTAAAGCAGTATGAGCTTACAGGAAGGCTTTTAGGATATGAGAAGGACTTTAAGGCCGAGTTCAATGGTGTTGACAGGTATGTTTATCCTTTTGTAATAAGAAAGAATGAAAGTTCAAAAGACTTTGATTTTTCCATCAGCAAAGAAGATTTTAACAAGTTTACCGATTTTTCAGTAATTATCTATGATGAATCCGGTAAAGCATTAATAAAAGACGGGCTTAATTATCAAAACGGGGAAATCAGTGTAGCCAACACGTTCGGGGAGAAAGACTCGACGAAGCTCCTGCTAACGCTGGTTCCGGCCTTTGCAAACAAGGCGGGCTATGCCGTTGTAAGTATCAAGGAGCTTACAAAGATATCCTCCCCCGTGGAATTCCCGGTTCAGTACGGAGAATCAAGCCGCATTGAACTTTACCCGAATGTTGAAAAGAAGCTGAAGTGTTCATTTGCCCCTCCGGCATATTATTATCCTTCGGATGCAAAGCCTTACGGCAAAGTTTACTTCAGATCGTTAGAGACAGACAAAGTAGAATTAGAGTTACCTTTTTTATTCAAATAACGAAGGAGTATTTGTTTTATGAGTGATCAAGTTGCCATTACAAACGGCGGATTGCCCGAGAATGCCTATACGGAGTTAAAGCCGGGTGAGGAGTATACGCCGGTAATGTCGCCCAAGGCGGCGCATCCGGAAGTTACCCCGTGGTCGGTTACCTGGGGCCTCGTTATGGCTGTAATATTTTCGGCTGCCGCGGCTTATCTTGGACTAAAGATCGGGCAGGTTTTTGAGGCCGCAATTCCTATTGCAATTATTGCAGTGGGGCTTTCAACGGCTACGAGAAGGAAAAACGCCCTTGGTGAAAACGTAATTATCCAGTCGATAGGCGCAAGTTCAGGCGTAATTGTTGCAGGTGCAATATTTACAATTCCTGCTCTTTACATATTAAATCTGCACGTTCAGTTTATGCAGATCTTCCTGGCTTCACTATTCGGCGGCTTTCTGGGTATACTTTTCCTTATTCCCTTCAGGAAGTATTTTGTGGGCGAGATGCACGGTAAGTTCCCCTTCCCCGAGGCAACTGCGACAACTGAAGTTCTGGTTGCAGGAGAAAAGGGGGGCGGGCAGGCGCTCGTTCTGGTTGTAAGCGGTATAATCGGCGGTGTTTACGACTTCATTGTTGCCACCTTCGGCTGGTGGAGCGAAGTCTTCTCAACCCGCGTCATAGATTTAGGACAGAAGCTGGCAGACAACTACAAGATAGTTTTCAGAATGAACATAGGCGCTGCCGTTATGGGCCTCGGCTACATAACAGGCCTTAAGTATACAGCAATTATTGCAGCAGGATCGTTTGTTTCGTGGTATGTTCTTATTCCGATAGTCTCCTACATTGGAGGTGCCCTTACGCAGCCATTGGGAGTTAATGTTACGCTGCTTGTAAAGGATATGTCGGCCGAGCAGATATTTTCAACCTACGTCCGCCACATCGGCATCGGCGGCATTGCAATGGCAGGTATAATCGGAATTATCCGTTCCTCAAAGATTATCGTTTCGGCTTTTTCTTTGGCCGTAAAGGAGATCTTTGGCGGCAAGGGTGAGCATACCTCAAAGCTGAGGACGCAGAGGGACATACCGATGGCAGTTATAGTAATCGGCATTCTGGTTACAGCCGTCCTGGTATTCATCTTCTTCATGTCGGGCGTTGTTACAAACCTTACGCACGCGGTAGTAGGACTTTTAATTGTGCTCATAATTTCATTCCTCTTTACCACTGTAGCCGCAAACGCAATTGCAATTGTAGGTACCAACCCGGTTTCAGGCATGACGCTTATGACGCTCATACTATCAAGCATAGTTTTAGTTTCAGTTGGCCTTACAGGTGAAGCCGGCATGATATCGGCTCTTATTATCGGCGGCACGGTCTGCACGGCTTTATCAATGGCAGGCGGCTTTATAACAGATCTTAAGATAGGCTACTGGCTGGGATCATCGCCTTACAAACAGGAGTCATTTAAGTTCTTAGGCACCGTAGTTGCCTCGGCAACCGTGGGCTGGGTAATACTTATATTAAACCAGACATACGGATTTACAGGCGAAGGCGCACTGGTAGCCCCGCAGGCCAATGCAATGGCCGCCGTAATTAAGCCTCTTATGTCCAATCAGCCTGCTCCCTGGATGCTTTATGTTGCGGGTGCTTTTATGGCATTAATACTTACGATGCTTGGTGTTCCGGCTTTAGCATTTGCGCTTGGAATGTATATTCCTCTTGAACTGAACACACCGCTTTTAGTAGGCGGACTCATCTCATACTTTGTTTCCACAAGGAGCAAGGATGAGAAAGTTAACAATGCAAGAAGGGAGCGCGGAACGCTTATAGCTTCAGGCTTTATTGCAGGAGGAGCCTTAATGGGTGTGGTAAGCGCGATGATGCGGTTCTGGAACCTGAACTTTGTCAACGCCGAATGGCAGGAATCGCACTCGGCTGAGCTGATAGCAATTACGATGTTCGCGCTTATCTGTGCTTACATGATATGGGATTCATTGAGAGCAAAGGTTCAGGACTAAAATTTCCTAACCCATTTCATCTTTACAAAATGAAAAGGCAGAAGCCCAAAAGAGGGTTTCTGCCTTTTTTTATTTCCCTAATAAAGTTACTTGAGAAGTATCATCTTGCCGCTTTTAACGAAGTCATTAGCCCTAAGTTCATAGATATAGGTTCCTGATGGGAGGTTTGAAGCATTAAGCTCAACCGAATACCTTCCCATTTCCTTATATTCATTTACAAGAGTTTTAACTTCCTTTCCCAGCAGGTCATAGATCTTAAGTAGTACCTTTGAAGCCTTCGGAATCTGATAGTTTATGACTGTTGTTGGGTTAAATGGATTCGGGTAATTCTGGCTTAAAGCATACTCTGTTACAGGTTTTACTTCACTGTATGTGAGATCGACATAGCCTTCTTTCTTCATTTTGCCGTCAGGCTTGTAGTAGTTCATTAGTCTATATTCAACATTCAGGGAATCATTTGCCTTTATGTCGTATGAAACTCTAAGCTTTAGGGTGCGGCTGCCGATTCCATTTAAGTCAAGCCTGAAGGCCTGAGGTTTCCCTGTGGAAAGGGATTTGGAGTTAAATGTTCTGGAGGTGAGCCTTTTTAGGACCTCATTGCTTTTTGCCTCAACTAACTCCAGGGAAAAAGTCAAAGATTCAAGACCTTGCTGAAAAAGTGAGGCTGCCATTGCTGAATCATTTATGGTGAATTCAGAGCTATAGCTTAGAACGGTCTTATCAGAGGCAGTAAATTCCCTCGATTCAAGTGCCTGAGAGAAGTTTTCTTTTTCAGGTGTAAAATCATTCTCTATATCTTTGAATGTGACATAGCTCTCCCCGGCTTTTATTTCTCCCAGAGTTGCCCTGAAGGAAGCCTCATTGATCTTTATTATGCCTGTACGGCTTTCAACGGTCCTGGAGGTGTTCTGCCCCTCTTTTTCTTTGGAAAGTGTTTCTTTGGAAAGTGTTCCCTTGGCCAGGGTTCCATTTGACATAGGATCTGATATCGTAAAATAGTAAGGAACTGCATCATTTGTAAAAGACATAAGCCTCGTATTGGTAAAGTCAGTCCCGTTTGCAACCTGAATATCACGCCCGGAGGTGTTTGTAATGTAAGGGGTTGCCATCGAAGTGCTTTTAACGAACTCGTTTCCATAGCCATCAACGTTCCAGGCAAGAACGAAGTTATTTACCCCGACATTATTCATGTGGACTGATGTGATGTCGTCTTCTTTTCCGTACCTGTCGAATAAGTTCCAGGATCCTCCGGTACTCCTTGCCAGAGCGGCCTCATGCAGGTAGGTCAAGTCGCTGTAGTGAAGCCAGCTAATGTAAGGTGTTCCATTTACAACCGTAACCAGGGGCTTTTCGTTCAGGTCTGAATATGCCGGGAAAATGTAGGAGGAAATGTCCAGAGGAGTTGAAACTGAAACTGCACCCGAGGGGTTTATGTTCAGTAATGAGTATTTAACAGAGCTTCCTGTTGAGAGCTGTTCAAAGGCAATGTGGAACTTTAGATCGGCGTTGTACTTGGAAATGGTGGCGCTGTAATATGGGGACTTTATTGACGGGTTAACTGAGTACATGCCAGTCCCGCTTAACCTTGCGGCACTGCCTTTCCACTCGTAGTGCATCCCGGTCCCGTCAAGACCTGCCAGTCGGTAGAAGATTCCGGGAAGAGATTCAGAGTTATCCTGGAAAACTACAGCAATTCTGTTATAAAGGTACTGGTTAAAGTCAAATGCAACTACAGGATTGGCATTGTAGCTGTAGGGGTATGACTGCCAGACAGGGAGTATGTCCTGAGGAGAGTCAACATCAACATTATATACCATGAGCTCAATTAAGTACAAGTCTGGAGGAAAGCCGTTTTCAAGCCTTTTCTGATAGGTAAAGATTATTCTTGAATCCGTGTCATAGGCCTCAATTGACGGGAGCTTTGCGTCCTCACTTACCAGGGGCTTGCCACCGTTCATTATTCTCCACGTAGTCCCGTTATCCGTGCTCTTTTCATACCAGACTTTTCCCATGCTTTCATAGACCAGGTGCAGGCTGCCGTTTGGTGTACGTGCCAGCTTTCTCTGGCTTGAGTTGGTGAATGCTGCTGAAGTGTTTGATTTGTTGGGAATTTTATAAATGGCAGTATAGGTTGTATTGTCAGTCGGTGTTCTTAATGAACCTTCCCCGTCTTCCCAGCCTACGAAGCTGTAAGTTCCTGCCGGTTTTACCAGGGTTGCTGAGTACGGAATGTTTAGACTATTTTTCTCAACAACACGGGTTACGTCATTTGTCTGGAAGTTGCCGTCGAATTCAGTCTTATCGGTCCTGTTTATTATAAATTTCTTCCTTATGCCTGCCGTAAAGGATGAAAAAAGGTTATTGGCTTTTGCTGTATCGGTATAAATTCTACCAGGAAAGAATTCAAAGAATTTTTCCTTTTTAATTTTCCAGTTGCTTATTGTATTTCCCAAAGTACTTGGATCCTGATTCCATACCCAGAAGTACGATCCATCAAACTGCTCTTCTTTTGCCCTTAGCTGAACTACTGAGCCTTTACTTAATATTAGTACCTCCCCGCTGTTCGCTTCGTAGAAAGGCTGGTTATTAACACTTACGTCAATTTTCCCATTCCCGCTGACGTTTTTAATTGTATCCCTTACCACGATTTCGTAGGTATATCTTAACTTGGCATATTGAAAACCGTTCGTATTTACCGTAGTTGCGCCCCATTCAGGATAAGCTCTAAAGCCAAGGTAAAGTTTGGTCTTCCTTTCGTCCAAAGCATTATTTGCTATCCATTCAAGGAGGGAAGCCCGTACAGTAATTTCCTGATTGGAAACTCCCCAATTGCCTTCGTAAGTGCCCATATCTGTTACATTCCAGATCTGAGAATTAGTCCATGTATCATCATATGAAGAAATTGGGATATTGTATAAAGAGAAGCTTTCACCTGGATTATAAGCACTACTATTGTAAATGAATTCAATTTTCGTAATATAAGCTCCCACAGGTAATGCAGAGGGCAGATCCACCTCATAAACAGATCTGTATTTGCTTTCAGAAGAAAGACCATTTAAGGGATAATAACCGAAGGATGCTCCGGGTGAATTGTTGTAGGTAATATTTGAGTCCTTATCCATCTGCCTAAATAGCATTGATTTTAATCTCAAGGAGCATGTTTGTGAACCTGTCTGAGGCAATAAAACAGAACTAAATAGCATCAGCAGGACCAATGCTTTAACCAGTACCTGAACTTTACTACTTCTCATGAGAGCCTCCTTTTGGTTAAATAAATTAATTTTATTATTTTAAACATAAATAGCCCCCGGTCCTGCCGAGATAGCAGGGTTATTAAGGTAGTGAGCCTTTAGGTGGACTATTTAACCCAGGGGGCAGTGTTACCGCACTGTCCCTTGAATTCCTTCTGACCTATAGTTTCTCATATGTTTTTTACTCCTTCAGTTTTCCTTTCACCAGGTAGTGATCTCCTGTTACATTATCCTGTGCAAAGAAAAATATCTCCTTTTCAAAAGCAATTACATCGTCTAAGAGCCAAACATCATTTTTAAGCCTGAAAATGGTCTTCAGGTCGCTTCCATTGAAGTGCTGCAGTTCACCGGGCTGCCAGACGAAGAAGTCACTTCTACTTCTTCCTCCCATTATTTCTCCACCATTCAGGGTTTTGGCTGACATGAATCTCCTGTACTGCCCATAAGAATATTCATAGATCATATTCTTCATTTCAACAAATAGGTCTCCATTTATGGTATAAATCATAGTCTGATTCTCCATTTCCCAGAAGGGACCCGTTGCAATCTCCTTCAGGGTGGAATTCCCGTCATATTCATAGATTACAGTACTGTCGGGGAAAGTGTCAGCTCTGTTTTTTACTGCATAAATCAGGCACTTATTCCCCTCACCCGTGGGAAAGACACGGTAGAGGTCTATGTTCTTCTTTTTCATTACCATGCTTTGTTGCCACCTTTTCCCATCGAAGTGGTATATTACTCCATAGCTCGTATGTTGATCCCTGTAGCCAAACCCCACGGCCCAGATGTTATCAGGACTAATACCCCGGATATCCGGAAGGAGAATACTCCAATAAGATAAACT comes from Ignavibacteria bacterium and encodes:
- a CDS encoding S8 family serine peptidase, whose protein sequence is MKLRNLLPLLFLCVQPLNAQDTSQTFLSLKPTGVENFLLSHPKYDGRGTIIFVLDTGVDMGIDGLKNTSEGKTKVIDVRDFTGQGDVKIYDARLDEATLSLVNEEHGLSVKGIDKLKLKPSDGKYYIGNFDEERFKNSNSGVKDLNGNGKTDDKFIVVTFKTVQNGEEFWAAYFDTNADGSLSDEKPMRSYHEKFDTFQIQAADKLPYFTFAFNIFPEAKTISVFYDDGAHGTHCSGIASGYGIGREKHFNGVAPGSNIVGLKIGQNTMSGGATVTESMKRAYLFADSVSRVWKEPCIINMSFGIGSVIEGSADMELFLQDLLRKNPYLYICTSNGNNGPGISSSGLPASSKYVFSSGAVLTKEVGRDVYGASLSEDIVLHFSARGGEVSKPDVVSPGACVSTVPNWKESDRMWGTSMASPYTAGVMSLLLSAVSHEYPGLKIPSQVLFRAVRNGAVHMAGYNALDEGAGYINVENAYSVLEKMIKNKDYEDTEDFNVTAYVPSMPTDRAPNLYFRDGNIIKDGDTFRYNISRVKAGEGKRFYSIFNLESSSQWLIPVQKKIYFRNGQGTYVSVRFDKSQMKEPGIYTGRISAFADGRKDVSEFSMLATVIIPYEFSSQNRYTQSFEKESLEPGRHKRYFLNIPAGTGNVTIKISSDGKNYAQAVYRLFDPDGVNIYSSQLLNSELKDAEFTSNHENLKPGVYELVVHGNYMAKKASVYNLKIECSGVNSIAREIVLDTKDRNISVMNSFSQVKQYELTGRLLGYEKDFKAEFNGVDRYVYPFVIRKNESSKDFDFSISKEDFNKFTDFSVIIYDESGKALIKDGLNYQNGEISVANTFGEKDSTKLLLTLVPAFANKAGYAVVSIKELTKISSPVEFPVQYGESSRIELYPNVEKKLKCSFAPPAYYYPSDAKPYGKVYFRSLETDKVELELPFLFK
- a CDS encoding oligopeptide transporter, OPT family, coding for MSDQVAITNGGLPENAYTELKPGEEYTPVMSPKAAHPEVTPWSVTWGLVMAVIFSAAAAYLGLKIGQVFEAAIPIAIIAVGLSTATRRKNALGENVIIQSIGASSGVIVAGAIFTIPALYILNLHVQFMQIFLASLFGGFLGILFLIPFRKYFVGEMHGKFPFPEATATTEVLVAGEKGGGQALVLVVSGIIGGVYDFIVATFGWWSEVFSTRVIDLGQKLADNYKIVFRMNIGAAVMGLGYITGLKYTAIIAAGSFVSWYVLIPIVSYIGGALTQPLGVNVTLLVKDMSAEQIFSTYVRHIGIGGIAMAGIIGIIRSSKIIVSAFSLAVKEIFGGKGEHTSKLRTQRDIPMAVIVIGILVTAVLVFIFFMSGVVTNLTHAVVGLLIVLIISFLFTTVAANAIAIVGTNPVSGMTLMTLILSSIVLVSVGLTGEAGMISALIIGGTVCTALSMAGGFITDLKIGYWLGSSPYKQESFKFLGTVVASATVGWVILILNQTYGFTGEGALVAPQANAMAAVIKPLMSNQPAPWMLYVAGAFMALILTMLGVPALAFALGMYIPLELNTPLLVGGLISYFVSTRSKDEKVNNARRERGTLIASGFIAGGALMGVVSAMMRFWNLNFVNAEWQESHSAELIAITMFALICAYMIWDSLRAKVQD
- a CDS encoding T9SS type A sorting domain-containing protein, producing the protein MRSSKVQVLVKALVLLMLFSSVLLPQTGSQTCSLRLKSMLFRQMDKDSNITYNNSPGASFGYYPLNGLSSESKYRSVYEVDLPSALPVGAYITKIEFIYNSSAYNPGESFSLYNIPISSYDDTWTNSQIWNVTDMGTYEGNWGVSNQEITVRASLLEWIANNALDERKTKLYLGFRAYPEWGATTVNTNGFQYAKLRYTYEIVVRDTIKNVSGNGKIDVSVNNQPFYEANSGEVLILSKGSVVQLRAKEEQFDGSYFWVWNQDPSTLGNTISNWKIKKEKFFEFFPGRIYTDTAKANNLFSSFTAGIRKKFIINRTDKTEFDGNFQTNDVTRVVEKNSLNIPYSATLVKPAGTYSFVGWEDGEGSLRTPTDNTTYTAIYKIPNKSNTSAAFTNSSQRKLARTPNGSLHLVYESMGKVWYEKSTDNGTTWRIMNGGKPLVSEDAKLPSIEAYDTDSRIIFTYQKRLENGFPPDLYLIELMVYNVDVDSPQDILPVWQSYPYSYNANPVVAFDFNQYLYNRIAVVFQDNSESLPGIFYRLAGLDGTGMHYEWKGSAARLSGTGMYSVNPSIKSPYYSATISKYNADLKFHIAFEQLSTGSSVKYSLLNINPSGAVSVSTPLDISSYIFPAYSDLNEKPLVTVVNGTPYISWLHYSDLTYLHEAALARSTGGSWNLFDRYGKEDDITSVHMNNVGVNNFVLAWNVDGYGNEFVKSTSMATPYITNTSGRDIQVANGTDFTNTRLMSFTNDAVPYYFTISDPMSNGTLAKGTLSKETLSKEKEGQNTSRTVESRTGIIKINEASFRATLGEIKAGESYVTFKDIENDFTPEKENFSQALESREFTASDKTVLSYSSEFTINDSAMAASLFQQGLESLTFSLELVEAKSNEVLKRLTSRTFNSKSLSTGKPQAFRLDLNGIGSRTLKLRVSYDIKANDSLNVEYRLMNYYKPDGKMKKEGYVDLTYSEVKPVTEYALSQNYPNPFNPTTVINYQIPKASKVLLKIYDLLGKEVKTLVNEYKEMGRYSVELNASNLPSGTYIYELRANDFVKSGKMILLK